In the Flavisolibacter tropicus genome, one interval contains:
- a CDS encoding tetratricopeptide repeat protein, which yields MKKSASLLTLSVFLTIASFAQSIQEGVGHLYAERYSSARSTFEKMIAANPNNMEAVYWLGQVQLAEDNIAGARQVYEKALTSNGNAPLVLAGMGQVELEEGKTNEARQHFEQAISLSKGKKGTDPNVLNAVGRANVEVKGGDAAYAITKLNEAAQLAPNNADVLITLGNAYRQAKEGGKAVEYYMKAAQGNPALANYRMALVYKTQRNWDVVLDHLNKAIAADPKFAPAYLENYTYNIFYKNDPAAAEQWAQKYIAVADPSIQNEVFKAAALYQQKKYDEAITIGKNVIAQSKDKIKPGTYRMMAYSYLGKGDTAAARPYVDQLFEKTDADQRVGKDITLKATVYAKENPEQVVDIYLDAAKEDTSLRNKMNILTEAADWAKTNGKKVPEADIRLAIYKLNPTPNPAALFQIGLPYYQGGAYQKADSVFKAYSAAFPDSTFGYLWSARSLGRIDSTQEQGLAIPMYEKLLEVSSRDKVKNKAYGIEAAANLATYYVNVKQDKDKGVYYLTKALEFDPENAGFKATIDKLKAPAKPAKPTTPASKPKTSSPSATSKPTGTKKG from the coding sequence ATGAAGAAATCAGCAAGTTTATTAACCCTCTCCGTATTCTTGACCATTGCGTCGTTTGCGCAATCGATACAGGAAGGCGTAGGACATTTGTATGCGGAGCGGTATTCGAGTGCCCGAAGCACATTTGAAAAGATGATTGCCGCCAACCCTAATAATATGGAAGCTGTTTATTGGTTAGGTCAGGTACAGTTAGCTGAAGATAATATAGCTGGTGCCCGCCAGGTATATGAAAAAGCATTGACTTCCAATGGCAATGCCCCATTGGTATTGGCTGGAATGGGCCAGGTAGAGCTGGAAGAAGGTAAAACCAATGAAGCTCGTCAGCATTTTGAACAGGCTATTAGCCTGAGCAAAGGGAAAAAAGGTACTGATCCTAATGTATTAAATGCTGTAGGCCGTGCCAACGTAGAAGTAAAGGGTGGTGATGCAGCTTATGCTATTACCAAATTAAATGAGGCTGCTCAGTTAGCGCCCAACAATGCTGATGTTTTGATCACTTTGGGTAACGCTTATCGTCAGGCAAAAGAAGGTGGTAAAGCGGTTGAGTATTATATGAAGGCGGCTCAAGGTAACCCTGCACTTGCTAATTACCGTATGGCGCTGGTGTATAAAACACAACGTAACTGGGATGTGGTATTAGACCACTTGAACAAAGCAATTGCTGCTGATCCTAAGTTTGCTCCGGCTTACTTGGAAAACTATACTTATAATATTTTTTATAAGAACGATCCGGCTGCTGCTGAGCAATGGGCGCAGAAATATATTGCAGTAGCTGATCCAAGTATTCAAAATGAGGTGTTCAAAGCTGCAGCTTTGTACCAGCAGAAAAAATATGATGAAGCGATTACCATCGGTAAGAACGTAATTGCTCAGTCAAAAGATAAAATTAAGCCTGGTACTTATAGAATGATGGCTTACTCCTACTTAGGAAAAGGTGACACAGCAGCTGCTAGGCCTTATGTAGACCAGTTGTTTGAAAAGACTGACGCTGATCAGCGTGTAGGAAAAGATATAACCTTAAAGGCCACTGTTTACGCTAAAGAAAATCCTGAGCAAGTAGTTGACATCTATTTAGATGCAGCTAAAGAAGATACCAGTCTGCGTAATAAAATGAACATATTAACAGAGGCTGCTGACTGGGCAAAGACTAATGGTAAGAAAGTGCCTGAAGCGGATATCCGTTTAGCTATCTATAAACTAAACCCTACTCCTAATCCAGCCGCTTTATTCCAGATTGGTCTGCCTTATTACCAGGGTGGTGCTTATCAAAAAGCAGACAGCGTATTCAAAGCATATAGCGCTGCTTTCCCAGACAGTACCTTTGGTTACTTATGGAGTGCACGTTCATTAGGTAGAATTGATTCTACTCAAGAGCAAGGCCTGGCCATTCCTATGTATGAGAAATTGTTGGAAGTGTCTTCCAGGGACAAAGTGAAAAATAAAGCTTACGGTATAGAGGCAGCTGCTAACCTGGCTACGTACTATGTAAACGTAAAGCAAGACAAGGATAAAGGTGTTTATTACTTGACAAAAGCGTTGGAGTTTGATCCGGAAAACGCTGGTTTTAAAGCAACCATCGACAAGTTAAAAGCGCCTGCAAAGCCTGCTAAACCTACTACTCCGGCTAGCAAGCCAAAAACCTCTTCGCCCAGCGCTACTTCAAAGCCAACTGGAACGAAGAAAGGATAA
- a CDS encoding energy transducer TonB, with translation MESPRSLHLIIKRLTMTSHEILQSSMLDILFENRNKQYGAYALRKFYANRMGVALAISLSSVLLLLFLFSLPSAPSSERSSLPDVGVVELTNVEIPREELPPPAPVEPPKVQQVAQVDYNNIVIVPDDLAPEPLPTINDIENAVIGNQNVDGVPEDGTRNTTVNTDSGDATPAPTPEPEKTIFDPIEKQPEFPGGVEAWRSFLSRYLQAPDELAAGERKTVQVRFMVSATGEVTGFEIVQSAGNSFDREVLRVMKKMPKWRPAIQNGHHIAVSFVQPVTFQGVEE, from the coding sequence ATGGAATCTCCCCGTTCCCTGCATCTCATCATTAAACGATTAACCATGACCAGCCATGAAATTTTACAATCCAGCATGCTAGACATTCTCTTTGAGAACCGTAACAAGCAGTATGGCGCTTATGCGCTTCGGAAGTTTTATGCCAATCGCATGGGCGTAGCCTTAGCTATCAGTTTGAGTAGCGTATTGCTTTTATTGTTTTTGTTTTCACTTCCTTCTGCTCCTTCATCTGAACGCTCTTCTTTGCCGGATGTTGGTGTGGTAGAATTGACGAATGTTGAAATACCTCGGGAGGAGCTGCCGCCACCCGCACCCGTAGAGCCGCCCAAGGTGCAGCAGGTAGCACAGGTAGATTATAATAACATAGTGATAGTGCCTGATGATCTAGCTCCTGAGCCTTTGCCTACCATTAATGATATAGAAAATGCGGTTATTGGAAATCAGAATGTTGATGGTGTACCTGAGGATGGCACTCGTAACACTACAGTGAATACTGATAGCGGTGATGCCACACCAGCTCCTACTCCAGAACCAGAGAAGACCATTTTTGATCCAATAGAAAAGCAGCCCGAATTTCCTGGTGGAGTAGAGGCTTGGCGTAGTTTTTTGAGCCGCTATTTACAGGCGCCAGATGAATTGGCGGCCGGGGAGCGTAAAACAGTACAGGTGCGGTTTATGGTTAGTGCTACAGGAGAAGTGACTGGTTTTGAAATTGTACAATCGGCCGGAAATAGCTTTGATCGTGAGGTTTTACGTGTTATGAAGAAAATGCCAAAGTGGAGGCCAGCTATTCAGAATGGACATCATATTGCTGTTAGTTTTGTGCAGCCTGTAACGTTTCAAGGCGTAGAAGAATAA
- a CDS encoding PstS family phosphate ABC transporter substrate-binding protein — MGAVGLLNSCSNKNSSNQPTDTREQGTIHISVDESFKPVIDSQIQIYEASYPEAKIIAHYKPEADCLRDLAVDSIRLIITTRGFTNDEKAFLEDSMKVSPKKSIVAYDAVAVIVHPQSADSMFTMAEIKDLLTGKSTYDLTPVFDGVKATSTVRFVMDSVLRGAPLSPKVVAAQSSQGVIDYVAKTPKAIGFIGVSWVGNKEDTTQLSFLKKVKLANLESTDRPGGYVQPVQANIYYRRYPMVRDLTYILKERHQGLGLGFANFLTTQRGQLIFKRAYLMPAWMSFTKRDANLSE; from the coding sequence TTGGGGGCAGTTGGTTTACTAAATAGTTGTTCCAATAAAAACTCGTCCAATCAGCCCACGGATACCAGAGAGCAAGGAACGATACACATCAGTGTAGACGAATCGTTCAAGCCCGTTATTGATTCACAGATACAGATCTATGAGGCTTCTTATCCGGAGGCCAAGATCATTGCACATTACAAGCCGGAGGCCGATTGCCTGCGCGATCTGGCCGTAGACAGCATCCGTCTGATCATTACCACGCGTGGTTTCACAAATGATGAGAAAGCCTTTTTAGAGGATTCCATGAAAGTGTCGCCTAAGAAGAGTATTGTAGCTTACGATGCAGTAGCTGTAATTGTACATCCGCAGTCGGCTGATTCCATGTTTACCATGGCAGAGATCAAAGATCTGCTTACGGGCAAAAGCACATACGATCTGACACCCGTGTTTGATGGGGTGAAAGCAACCAGTACAGTTCGCTTTGTAATGGACTCCGTATTACGTGGAGCGCCATTAAGTCCAAAAGTAGTGGCAGCACAAAGTAGCCAGGGCGTCATAGATTATGTAGCTAAAACGCCTAAGGCAATTGGTTTTATAGGTGTTAGTTGGGTTGGCAACAAAGAGGATACTACACAGCTTTCTTTTTTGAAAAAAGTAAAACTGGCCAACCTGGAAAGTACAGACCGTCCCGGTGGATACGTACAGCCCGTACAGGCTAATATCTATTACCGCCGTTACCCCATGGTACGGGATCTTACCTACATATTAAAAGAGCGTCATCAAGGGCTGGGCTTAGGCTTTGCTAATTTTTTGACAACACAACGCGGCCAGCTTATCTTTAAGCGGGCGTATTTAATGCCGGCCTGGATGTCGTTCACGAAGAGAGATGCCAACCTGAGCGAGTAA
- the hisS gene encoding histidine--tRNA ligase, producing the protein MSKNSPSVAGTKPSLPQGTRDFGPDVVRKRQYILTTIKNVFELYGFQPLETPAMENLETLMGKYGEEGDKLIFKILNNGLNDPKNIDKAKAAFENVLQGKNDKNLTERALKYDLTIPFARYVAMNHGQLTFPFKRYQVQPVWRADRPQKGRYREFYQCDADVVGSNALINEVEFVNIYNTVFQQLGIEGYEVRLNSRKILTALAELCGGADKMLDITIAIDKLDKIGLEKVKEELTQRGLTTEQITTIETYLNVDGSNEEKLQHIKALLQQSEIGNKGIEELEYVLSMEHTQLPIIDFTLARGLNYYTGIIFEVKAPATVKIGSIGGGGRYDDLTGLFGVPNIPGAGISFGVDRIYDVMEELNLFPQTIAQGSKVLFFNLGIEEAKIGYALMQQLRKQGTAAEIYHENVKMDKQFKYAEKKNIPFAVILGSRELENKMLVVKNLQTGEQQTLKQEELLSYSF; encoded by the coding sequence ATGTCAAAAAACTCCCCTTCAGTGGCAGGAACCAAACCTTCTCTTCCACAGGGCACACGTGATTTCGGACCCGATGTAGTACGCAAACGCCAGTATATATTAACCACCATTAAAAACGTATTTGAGCTCTATGGTTTCCAGCCATTGGAAACACCCGCTATGGAGAACTTAGAAACGCTAATGGGCAAATACGGTGAGGAAGGTGATAAACTGATCTTTAAGATCCTAAATAATGGTTTGAATGACCCTAAGAACATTGACAAAGCCAAAGCCGCTTTTGAAAATGTATTACAAGGAAAGAATGATAAGAACTTAACAGAGCGTGCACTGAAATATGATTTAACTATTCCTTTTGCCCGATACGTTGCTATGAATCACGGGCAACTAACGTTCCCATTCAAGCGCTACCAGGTGCAGCCGGTATGGCGCGCCGATCGTCCACAGAAGGGTCGCTACCGCGAGTTTTACCAGTGTGATGCCGATGTTGTAGGCAGTAATGCACTGATCAATGAAGTGGAGTTTGTTAACATCTATAACACCGTATTTCAACAATTGGGTATTGAAGGCTATGAAGTGCGCCTGAACTCTCGTAAAATCCTGACAGCACTTGCAGAACTTTGTGGTGGCGCCGATAAGATGTTAGATATCACTATTGCTATTGATAAACTAGACAAGATTGGCCTGGAGAAAGTAAAAGAAGAACTCACCCAGCGAGGTTTAACCACCGAACAGATTACCACTATTGAAACCTACTTAAACGTTGATGGATCTAACGAAGAAAAGCTACAACATATCAAGGCCCTACTTCAACAATCAGAAATTGGTAACAAGGGGATTGAAGAACTAGAGTATGTGTTGTCAATGGAGCACACTCAACTACCCATCATCGATTTCACGCTGGCCCGCGGTCTAAACTATTACACGGGTATTATCTTCGAAGTAAAGGCTCCAGCCACCGTAAAGATTGGCTCTATTGGTGGGGGTGGGCGTTATGATGATCTGACCGGTTTATTTGGAGTACCCAACATTCCAGGTGCCGGTATTTCATTTGGCGTCGATCGCATTTATGATGTAATGGAAGAACTAAACTTATTTCCCCAGACCATTGCTCAAGGCAGCAAAGTATTATTCTTTAACCTGGGGATTGAAGAAGCCAAAATTGGATATGCACTGATGCAGCAACTGCGTAAACAAGGAACCGCTGCTGAAATCTATCACGAGAATGTGAAGATGGACAAGCAGTTCAAATATGCTGAAAAGAAGAATATCCCTTTTGCAGTGATCCTTGGTAGCCG
- a CDS encoding low molecular weight protein-tyrosine-phosphatase, translated as MKILMVCLGNICRSPLAEGILKHKAKQAGLNWLVESAGTNGYHIGEPPHRLSQKVAKLNGIDICDQRSRQFVVGDFDRYDKIYAMSDDVIDEIRRIAKHNYDATKVDLLLNEVYPGEDRSVFDPWFGEEPGYHEVYQMISEACDAIIEKAPCPPKGEPK; from the coding sequence ATGAAAATTCTAATGGTGTGTTTAGGGAATATTTGCCGGAGCCCTTTAGCAGAAGGCATTTTAAAACACAAGGCCAAACAGGCTGGCCTAAACTGGTTGGTGGAAAGTGCAGGTACCAATGGCTATCATATTGGCGAACCACCACATCGGCTATCGCAAAAAGTGGCTAAGCTGAATGGTATCGATATCTGTGATCAACGCTCCCGCCAGTTTGTAGTGGGCGACTTTGACCGCTACGATAAGATCTACGCCATGTCTGATGATGTGATTGATGAAATCAGGCGTATAGCCAAGCATAATTACGATGCAACCAAAGTAGACCTGCTACTCAATGAGGTTTATCCTGGCGAGGACCGCTCTGTTTTTGATCCCTGGTTTGGCGAAGAGCCAGGCTACCACGAGGTGTATCAAATGATCAGTGAGGCTTGTGATGCCATCATAGAAAAGGCCCCCTGTCCCCCGAAGGGGGAACCTAAGTAG